One Natronococcus sp. CG52 DNA window includes the following coding sequences:
- a CDS encoding fumarylacetoacetate hydrolase family protein produces MQFVRYTTGGAPQWGVHRDDEIVPLTGLREDVSYQQLTDDGFLRVVEDAVDAAEARAIPATEVNLLAPVPRPGKIICVGLNYHDHAEEQNEEVPERPLLFGKAGTAVTNPNDPIVHPAELEEVDYEVELGIVIGRTAKDVSAEHARDYVAGYTAINDVSGRDAQFADEQFFRGKSYDTFAPMGPTLVPDCRLDPSALDVVCRVNGETMQSSNTEEFIFDVDEIVEYISGITTLRPGDVISTGTPGGVGIFRDPPELLAPGDTVDVEIEGIGTLTNPVIAEHE; encoded by the coding sequence ATGCAGTTCGTTCGATACACGACCGGTGGGGCCCCGCAGTGGGGCGTCCACCGCGACGACGAAATCGTTCCCCTGACGGGGCTTCGCGAGGACGTATCGTATCAGCAGTTGACCGACGACGGATTCCTGCGAGTCGTCGAAGACGCCGTCGACGCCGCTGAAGCGCGGGCGATTCCCGCGACCGAGGTGAACCTACTCGCTCCCGTCCCGCGACCGGGGAAGATCATCTGTGTAGGGCTGAACTACCACGACCACGCCGAGGAACAGAACGAAGAAGTCCCCGAGCGCCCACTCCTCTTCGGGAAGGCCGGCACGGCGGTCACGAATCCGAACGATCCCATCGTCCACCCGGCTGAACTCGAGGAAGTCGACTACGAGGTCGAGCTGGGCATCGTCATCGGCCGGACGGCGAAAGACGTCTCGGCGGAACACGCACGTGACTACGTTGCCGGCTACACGGCGATCAACGACGTCAGCGGACGCGACGCCCAGTTCGCGGACGAGCAGTTCTTCCGCGGGAAGAGCTACGACACGTTCGCGCCGATGGGACCGACCCTCGTCCCCGACTGTCGGCTGGACCCGTCCGCCCTGGACGTCGTCTGTCGCGTCAACGGCGAAACCATGCAGTCCTCGAACACCGAGGAGTTCATTTTCGACGTCGACGAGATCGTCGAGTACATCAGCGGTATCACGACGCTGCGACCAGGTGACGTCATCTCCACGGGAACGCCCGGCGGCGTCGGGATCTTCCGCGATCCGCCGGAGCTCTTAGCGCCTGGCGACACGGTTGACGTCGAGATCGAGGGAATCGGGACGCTGACCAACCCAGTCATCGCCGAACACGAATAA
- the rhcD gene encoding L-rhamnonate dehydratase (part of the rhamnose catabolism pathway) codes for MEITDVSATKISNESWGEFIEFPLVTIMSKYDEYRNVDGENPQARRKWMGPVGDVVVEVETDAGITGVGVGNWGTGAIATVVEETLSKIVMGEDPTQRERLWEQMYRATLPFGRKGVAVMAISAVDQALWDIAGKDAGKPVYELLGGPTKDEIPAYASNLHPVDMETLEREAIQYAEEGFDAMKLRFLHGPEAGRSGMKKNEEIVKTVRDAVGDELEIAGDAYMGWSVKYAKKMTQRLEPYDMAWVEEPVIADDIAGYAEVREAAPMPISGGEHEFTRWGHEDLLEEGAVDILQPDVGRVGGITELQKVADMAEVHDVPVIPHAGTNPTLHAIAAHTNMPMAEYFPTPEWFEEQQEEQDSTYADAIFENPPSPENGSIPIPDDPGISTQLNREALEHFAVE; via the coding sequence ATGGAGATTACAGACGTCAGTGCGACCAAGATAAGCAACGAATCGTGGGGCGAGTTCATCGAGTTCCCACTCGTCACGATCATGTCGAAGTACGACGAGTACCGGAACGTCGACGGTGAGAACCCCCAGGCCCGCCGCAAGTGGATGGGTCCTGTGGGCGACGTCGTCGTCGAGGTCGAGACGGACGCCGGCATCACCGGCGTCGGCGTCGGTAACTGGGGCACCGGGGCCATCGCCACCGTCGTCGAGGAGACGCTCTCGAAGATCGTGATGGGCGAGGATCCCACACAGCGCGAACGCCTCTGGGAGCAGATGTACCGCGCGACGCTCCCCTTCGGTCGGAAGGGTGTGGCCGTGATGGCGATCAGCGCGGTCGATCAAGCACTGTGGGACATCGCGGGCAAGGACGCCGGCAAGCCGGTGTACGAACTTCTCGGCGGTCCCACGAAAGACGAGATTCCCGCCTACGCGTCAAATCTCCACCCCGTCGACATGGAGACACTCGAGCGCGAGGCCATTCAGTACGCCGAGGAGGGCTTCGACGCGATGAAGCTCCGCTTTCTCCACGGCCCCGAAGCCGGCCGCTCGGGCATGAAGAAAAACGAGGAGATCGTGAAGACGGTCCGGGACGCCGTCGGCGACGAGCTCGAGATCGCCGGCGACGCGTACATGGGCTGGAGCGTGAAGTACGCGAAGAAGATGACCCAGCGCCTCGAACCCTACGACATGGCATGGGTCGAGGAGCCGGTCATCGCCGACGACATCGCCGGTTACGCCGAGGTCCGCGAGGCCGCACCGATGCCCATCTCCGGCGGCGAGCACGAGTTCACCCGCTGGGGCCACGAGGACCTCCTCGAGGAGGGCGCCGTCGACATCCTCCAGCCCGACGTGGGCCGCGTCGGCGGCATCACGGAACTGCAGAAGGTCGCCGACATGGCCGAGGTCCACGACGTGCCCGTGATTCCACACGCCGGCACGAATCCGACGCTCCACGCCATCGCAGCGCACACGAACATGCCGATGGCGGAGTACTTCCCGACCCCCGAGTGGTTCGAGGAGCAACAGGAGGAGCAAGACTCCACCTACGCCGACGCCATCTTCGAGAACCCACCCTCGCCCGAGAACGGATCGATCCCGATCCCCGATGACCCCGGCATCAGCACCCAGTTGAACCGCGAGGCGCTAGAACACTTCGCCGTGGAGTGA
- a CDS encoding LLM class flavin-dependent oxidoreductase has translation MSEDITFEYNVPVFAGAPDEGSTEPEHRDTPRYESLDWETTRAGIETAEELGFDAAWAPDHLMLGRDHAEYECWTLLSAAAGFTDDINLGSLVLCNDYRNPALVAKMAATLDVISDGRLELGLGAGWHEPEYDAYGWEYRGGFERLMRLDESIRLMKRMWDTGSDGASFDGDHYQIEDAYCAPPPVQDPHPPILVGGQGEEVTLKLVAKHADVWNTDVFNGDVETLNHKIGVIEDHCETVGRDPDEIEYSWDGHVICTHDEEKFDRLLDQMTPIQFEEEYQDQAPIETEEDAREYFIMGTPEECAEAIERRIDAGVTKFQFWFTDFPDTSGMELFADDVISEFR, from the coding sequence ATGTCCGAAGACATCACGTTCGAGTACAACGTACCGGTGTTCGCCGGCGCGCCGGACGAGGGAAGCACCGAGCCCGAACATCGCGACACGCCCCGCTACGAGTCGTTGGACTGGGAGACGACCAGAGCCGGCATCGAGACGGCCGAGGAACTCGGCTTCGATGCGGCGTGGGCGCCCGACCACCTGATGCTGGGCCGCGATCACGCCGAGTACGAGTGCTGGACGCTGCTGTCGGCCGCCGCTGGCTTCACCGACGACATCAACCTCGGATCGCTCGTCCTCTGTAACGACTACCGAAACCCCGCGCTCGTCGCGAAGATGGCGGCCACGCTGGATGTGATCTCCGATGGCCGACTCGAGCTGGGGCTCGGCGCCGGCTGGCACGAGCCCGAGTACGACGCCTACGGCTGGGAGTACCGCGGCGGGTTCGAGCGGTTGATGCGCTTGGACGAGTCGATCCGTCTGATGAAGCGAATGTGGGACACCGGCAGCGACGGGGCGAGCTTCGACGGCGATCACTATCAGATCGAGGACGCGTACTGTGCACCGCCGCCGGTCCAGGACCCGCATCCGCCCATCCTCGTCGGCGGACAGGGTGAGGAGGTTACGCTCAAACTGGTCGCCAAACACGCGGACGTCTGGAATACGGACGTCTTCAACGGCGACGTCGAGACCCTGAATCACAAGATCGGAGTCATCGAAGACCACTGCGAGACCGTCGGCCGCGATCCCGACGAGATCGAGTACTCCTGGGACGGCCACGTCATCTGCACGCACGACGAGGAGAAGTTCGATCGCCTGCTCGATCAGATGACCCCGATTCAGTTCGAGGAGGAGTACCAGGACCAGGCGCCGATCGAGACCGAAGAAGACGCCCGCGAATACTTCATCATGGGGACGCCCGAGGAGTGCGCCGAGGCAATCGAACGCCGCATTGATGCCGGCGTGACAAAGTTCCAATTCTGGTTCACTGACTTCCCGGACACGAGCGGGATGGAACTGTTCGCGGACGACGTGATTTCGGAGTTCCGCTGA
- the rhcC gene encoding L-rhamnono-1,4-lactonase: protein MTPHTHAWGAASRDHPWVNGPLLDVVDDFDVHTVYTADRLLADMDRNGIDEAVVVGYPICEWTDNWYTLRAAEEYDRLYGIVMLDPFADDAAERLRRCMETDGILGFRLGTACPYDRMWETFDPSVAWLRDAIEETEFWEAALETDAAVQILCDHRQLDQALELVETYPDLTYLFDHFTHADPETPTDDGTFAQFADLAEYDTVAVKVSEIPHMSETTFPYEDMHEHVRWFLETFSRERIVRGSDYPNVSDVASYAESYNWLREVDSLSEFDRE, encoded by the coding sequence TTGACACCCCATACGCACGCGTGGGGCGCAGCGAGCCGCGACCACCCGTGGGTGAACGGTCCGTTGTTAGACGTCGTCGACGACTTCGACGTGCACACCGTCTACACCGCCGATCGACTGCTGGCGGACATGGATCGCAACGGGATCGACGAGGCGGTCGTCGTCGGCTATCCGATCTGCGAGTGGACGGACAACTGGTACACGCTGCGGGCCGCCGAGGAGTACGACCGACTGTACGGCATCGTGATGCTCGACCCGTTCGCCGACGACGCGGCCGAGCGGCTTCGTCGCTGTATGGAGACGGACGGAATCCTCGGGTTCCGCCTCGGGACCGCCTGCCCCTACGATCGGATGTGGGAGACGTTCGATCCGAGCGTCGCCTGGCTCCGAGACGCGATCGAGGAGACCGAGTTCTGGGAGGCCGCCCTCGAGACGGATGCCGCCGTACAGATCCTCTGTGACCACCGACAGTTGGACCAGGCGCTCGAGCTCGTCGAAACCTACCCGGATCTCACCTATCTGTTCGATCACTTCACACACGCGGACCCGGAGACGCCGACCGACGACGGAACGTTCGCGCAGTTCGCCGACCTCGCCGAGTACGACACCGTCGCCGTGAAGGTCTCGGAGATTCCGCACATGTCCGAGACGACGTTCCCATACGAGGACATGCACGAGCACGTGCGCTGGTTCCTCGAGACGTTCAGCCGCGAGCGGATCGTCCGGGGGTCGGACTACCCGAACGTCAGCGACGTCGCCAGCTACGCCGAGTCGTACAACTGGCTCCGCGAAGTCGACTCGCTCTCCGAGTTCGATCGCGAGTAG
- a CDS encoding orc1/cdc6 family replication initiation protein, which translates to MTATDDESSSTSASPTDGSDDDSRSIEEMLLEFDDQKGLIRERSLLDPNYIVEEDRIVGRDRQLQEVTKMLRVALGDNRPPNLFLYGPSGTGKSLITKAVCKNISRICRSRDIRFGTIEVNCQDLDTLGVAVYELASCAAEEAGVSVEVPKHGVATKEKWDELYRIVNENFDSVVFVLDELDMLVGRRDKQELAFSRLLYQLSRAGASDDLTAYISVVAISNDTKMMESVGSRALSSFTPEDVHFDDYDANQLQAILRRRQDAFYEGVLDDDVIPLAAAFAAQTHGDARKAIDLMRVAGELAEREGNERVREKHVRRAQDKVEKNRVLEVVRGISTQKKLCLYATAAVATETDDGTARSTIGYRVYQFLTDSIDADQYHQETYVNKMKELTTYSLVDFERRSHGPSSGMFLEFQFGERPDTILETLREDSRLESVSTEEVQSVVRAQLHNRR; encoded by the coding sequence ATGACAGCAACCGATGACGAGTCGTCATCGACCTCGGCATCTCCCACCGACGGATCGGACGATGATTCCCGATCGATCGAGGAAATGCTTCTGGAGTTCGATGATCAGAAGGGATTGATTCGCGAGCGATCGCTTCTCGATCCGAACTATATCGTTGAGGAGGATCGAATCGTCGGCCGTGACAGGCAACTTCAGGAAGTTACGAAGATGCTCCGGGTCGCACTCGGCGATAATCGACCACCGAATCTCTTCCTTTATGGCCCCTCTGGAACCGGGAAATCGCTTATCACGAAAGCCGTATGCAAGAATATCAGCCGTATCTGCCGCTCTCGCGACATTCGCTTCGGGACGATCGAGGTCAACTGCCAGGACCTCGATACGCTTGGTGTTGCGGTTTACGAACTCGCCAGTTGCGCTGCGGAGGAGGCCGGGGTTAGCGTCGAAGTCCCGAAACACGGCGTCGCAACGAAAGAAAAGTGGGACGAACTGTATCGGATCGTCAACGAGAATTTCGATTCTGTCGTCTTCGTCCTGGACGAACTCGACATGCTCGTGGGACGGCGAGATAAACAGGAACTGGCGTTCTCTCGGCTGCTCTATCAGTTGTCGCGCGCCGGTGCCAGCGACGATCTGACCGCGTACATCTCGGTTGTCGCGATCTCGAACGATACGAAGATGATGGAGTCGGTCGGTAGTCGTGCGCTGAGTTCGTTCACTCCGGAAGACGTCCACTTCGACGACTACGATGCTAATCAGTTGCAGGCTATCCTTCGTCGACGACAGGATGCCTTCTATGAGGGCGTCTTGGATGACGATGTTATTCCGTTAGCAGCTGCGTTTGCCGCCCAGACGCACGGTGACGCACGAAAGGCGATCGACCTGATGCGGGTCGCTGGTGAACTCGCCGAACGGGAAGGTAACGAACGGGTTCGTGAAAAGCACGTTCGGAGAGCGCAGGACAAGGTCGAGAAAAACCGCGTTCTCGAGGTCGTTCGGGGGATCAGTACACAGAAGAAGCTCTGTCTGTACGCAACGGCGGCTGTCGCGACAGAAACCGACGACGGGACGGCTCGCAGTACAATCGGGTACCGCGTCTACCAGTTCTTGACCGATTCTATTGACGCCGACCAGTATCACCAGGAAACCTACGTCAATAAGATGAAGGAACTGACGACATACTCGCTGGTCGACTTTGAGCGTCGGAGTCACGGACCGAGCTCAGGAATGTTTCTCGAGTTCCAGTTTGGCGAACGACCGGACACAATTCTCGAGACGCTTCGCGAGGACTCTCGTCTCGAGTCTGTCTCCACCGAAGAAGTACAATCAGTCGTACGAGCGCAACTCCACAATAGGAGATAA
- a CDS encoding glycosyl hydrolase, with protein MDQHSDRRIDGTDGRTGLTIDRRGYLKSTGALAGLSLTGAASAGAEPGNSEERSREQRDFAAEFADPSRDVQPKFRWWWPHAKVEHDELVREINEIADAGFGGVEIADVHHSVEEPIDPEQYGWGTEAWTSVVETALRAAKERDVIVDLTIGPSWPAAVPTVTPNSEAAAKELVFGRTTLSGGETYDGPIPDSDVEPASDELDPTLVAVQAARLTGSDGSEWALARDSLVDLTESVEDGSLTWTAPSDGEWALISYWQRGTVQQPEAGPHTSPESYVIDHFSEAGTRAVTNFWEENILTPTIRDLLFDAGGTLFEDSLELEAATVWTPKALAEFEDRMGYSLREYLPLIVNEDDDPAFEFGDGLTSQVRRDYWETLTQLYLENHAELLRDWAHSIGLGLRVQPYGLETDAIAASAVVDVPEGESLGFSNNDDFRCLAGGRDMGGNEILSEEAGAYRGGAYNTTWETVLESLNNHYAAGVNQAVLHGYSYADAPGAQWPGFAAFTPYNGWPGYSASWGSRQPTWEHVPDISGYLSRTQQLLQSATSKVDAAILRQKGYAGTGFGAPWFTDHGVRRGYSYQFLSPALLTGPNATVEDGRLAPDGPAYKVFVVYEDDFTGENTLLVESAERILEFAKDGLAVVVVGDDYHVPGIPQPGENERLNEIMAELLAQPSVTQVSREVDIPVGLEEQNVTPDLEYTETSPVLNVHRAGKRVDYYYLHNPSDEAVSHSVSAVANVPEAVPYELDAWTGEFERIVEYEEGDGRITASVALAPGESTILAIGRRSWYNDRTSVSVHATSSEVADLRAEDGTLVARDTREGTYTMTLSSGRTVETTIEDVPDARQLSSWQLSVEDWRPGDSATETITKHHEFDLDELRPWTEIPELEDVSGVGTYATTVELGEAWTGGHGAYLDLGEVFDTFRVTVNGEQLPPVSQVNPVADVGPHLESGTNTIEVEVATTLNNRMRLARPEIYDIMPRQEYGLLGPVELVPYGEAPVTE; from the coding sequence ATGGATCAGCATTCAGACCGTCGAATCGACGGTACAGACGGACGTACAGGACTGACTATAGATCGGCGCGGCTACCTCAAATCGACCGGCGCCCTCGCGGGATTGTCGCTCACGGGAGCGGCCAGTGCGGGCGCGGAACCCGGTAATTCTGAGGAACGGAGTCGGGAGCAACGCGACTTTGCGGCCGAATTCGCGGATCCAAGCAGGGACGTACAGCCGAAATTCAGGTGGTGGTGGCCCCACGCGAAGGTCGAGCACGACGAGCTCGTCCGAGAGATAAACGAGATCGCAGACGCGGGCTTCGGCGGCGTTGAGATCGCTGACGTCCATCACAGCGTCGAGGAGCCCATCGACCCCGAGCAGTACGGCTGGGGAACGGAGGCGTGGACGAGCGTCGTCGAGACCGCACTACGGGCCGCGAAAGAACGTGACGTCATCGTCGACCTGACTATCGGACCGAGTTGGCCGGCCGCCGTCCCGACGGTCACGCCGAACAGTGAGGCCGCAGCGAAGGAACTCGTGTTCGGACGGACCACCCTCTCGGGCGGTGAGACGTACGACGGTCCGATTCCGGATTCCGACGTCGAACCAGCGAGCGACGAGTTGGATCCGACGCTCGTTGCCGTGCAAGCCGCTCGCCTCACCGGCTCGGACGGCTCCGAGTGGGCGTTAGCACGGGACTCGCTCGTCGACCTGACTGAGTCGGTCGAGGACGGTAGCCTCACGTGGACTGCGCCGAGCGACGGGGAGTGGGCGCTCATCAGCTACTGGCAGCGGGGAACGGTACAGCAGCCCGAAGCCGGGCCACACACGAGCCCGGAGTCGTACGTCATCGATCACTTCAGCGAGGCGGGGACGCGAGCGGTCACTAACTTCTGGGAGGAAAACATCCTGACACCGACTATTCGAGACCTCCTCTTCGACGCCGGTGGGACGCTCTTCGAGGACTCCCTCGAACTGGAAGCCGCTACCGTCTGGACACCGAAGGCGCTCGCCGAATTCGAGGACCGCATGGGGTATTCGCTCCGCGAGTACCTCCCGCTGATCGTAAACGAGGATGACGATCCCGCGTTCGAATTCGGTGACGGACTCACCTCGCAGGTGCGACGCGACTACTGGGAGACGCTGACCCAGCTGTATCTCGAGAACCACGCCGAACTGCTCAGAGACTGGGCGCATTCCATCGGTCTCGGTTTACGGGTCCAACCGTACGGTCTGGAGACGGACGCCATCGCGGCGTCCGCAGTCGTGGACGTCCCCGAGGGCGAATCCCTCGGGTTCAGTAACAACGACGACTTCCGGTGTCTCGCCGGCGGACGCGACATGGGCGGGAACGAGATTCTATCCGAAGAGGCCGGTGCGTACCGCGGCGGCGCGTACAATACGACGTGGGAGACCGTGCTCGAATCCCTGAATAATCACTATGCAGCCGGCGTGAATCAGGCCGTCCTGCACGGGTACTCCTACGCAGATGCACCCGGTGCTCAGTGGCCGGGGTTCGCAGCGTTCACGCCGTATAACGGGTGGCCGGGGTACTCGGCCTCGTGGGGGTCGCGGCAACCGACCTGGGAGCACGTCCCCGATATCTCCGGCTATCTGAGCCGAACCCAGCAGCTCCTACAGAGCGCGACGTCGAAGGTCGACGCCGCGATCCTCCGACAGAAGGGATACGCGGGAACCGGATTCGGTGCCCCGTGGTTCACCGATCACGGCGTCCGACGGGGATATTCGTACCAGTTCCTCAGTCCCGCACTACTGACCGGGCCGAACGCGACGGTTGAGGACGGTCGACTGGCACCCGACGGCCCCGCGTATAAGGTGTTCGTGGTCTACGAGGACGACTTCACCGGCGAGAACACGCTGCTGGTCGAGTCGGCCGAGCGGATCCTCGAGTTCGCGAAGGACGGGCTGGCGGTCGTCGTCGTCGGTGACGATTATCACGTGCCGGGGATCCCGCAACCGGGCGAGAACGAGCGACTGAACGAGATAATGGCGGAGTTACTCGCCCAGCCGAGCGTGACTCAGGTCTCGAGGGAGGTCGATATTCCGGTCGGGCTGGAAGAGCAGAACGTTACCCCTGACCTCGAGTACACCGAGACATCCCCGGTGTTGAACGTCCACCGTGCGGGGAAGCGCGTGGACTATTACTATCTGCACAACCCGTCAGACGAAGCGGTGAGCCACTCGGTCTCCGCGGTGGCAAACGTGCCGGAGGCGGTGCCATACGAGCTCGACGCGTGGACCGGTGAGTTCGAACGCATCGTGGAGTACGAAGAAGGAGACGGTCGCATCACCGCGTCCGTGGCGCTGGCGCCCGGCGAATCGACGATTCTCGCGATCGGGAGACGGAGCTGGTACAACGACCGGACGAGCGTGAGCGTGCACGCGACGAGCAGCGAAGTCGCGGACCTCCGCGCCGAGGACGGTACGCTCGTGGCTCGTGACACGAGGGAGGGCACGTACACGATGACGCTCTCGAGCGGGAGAACCGTCGAGACGACCATCGAGGACGTTCCTGACGCCCGGCAATTGTCAAGTTGGCAGCTCTCCGTAGAGGACTGGCGTCCCGGCGATTCGGCGACCGAGACGATCACGAAGCACCACGAATTCGACCTCGATGAGTTACGACCGTGGACGGAAATCCCCGAGTTGGAAGACGTCTCGGGCGTCGGGACGTACGCGACGACGGTCGAACTCGGTGAGGCGTGGACCGGCGGTCACGGCGCGTATCTGGACCTCGGCGAGGTGTTCGATACCTTCCGGGTAACGGTGAACGGCGAACAGTTACCGCCCGTCAGCCAAGTGAACCCGGTGGCCGACGTCGGCCCTCACCTCGAATCGGGGACCAACACCATCGAAGTCGAGGTCGCGACCACGCTGAACAATCGGATGCGTCTCGCGCGACCGGAGATATACGATATCATGCCGCGCCAGGAGTACGGCTTGCTCGGACCGGTGGAACTCGTTCCGTACGGCGAGGCGCCCGTAACGGAGTAG
- a CDS encoding IclR family transcriptional regulator, which translates to MTTQVPVKAAKVTLEIIDTLRQLDGAGVSEIAQQLDKPTSTVHDHLRTLEQEQYLVKEGDEYHISTRFLQLGDQARSRKKVFEIARPEINELAEKSGEHANLMIEEHGLGVFLYRARGPDAVQLDTHAGMRVPLQTTAMGKTIMAFRPREDVEEILDRHGLPAVTENTISERDELLDHLEEIRERGYAYDDEERVKGMRCVAAPITDDDGRAIAAVSISGPKSRMQADRFTNEIPEQIRRSANVIEVNLTYS; encoded by the coding sequence ATGACAACACAAGTCCCGGTGAAGGCGGCCAAGGTGACGTTGGAGATCATCGACACCCTCCGGCAACTCGACGGGGCCGGCGTCTCCGAAATCGCACAACAGCTGGATAAACCTACGAGTACAGTCCACGACCACCTTCGGACGCTCGAGCAGGAACAGTACCTCGTCAAGGAAGGCGACGAGTACCATATCAGCACGCGGTTCCTGCAGCTCGGCGACCAGGCGCGCTCGCGAAAAAAGGTGTTCGAGATCGCCCGCCCGGAGATCAACGAACTCGCCGAGAAGAGCGGCGAGCACGCCAATCTCATGATCGAAGAACACGGGCTTGGTGTCTTCCTCTACCGAGCTCGCGGCCCCGACGCCGTTCAGCTCGACACGCACGCCGGAATGCGTGTCCCGCTGCAGACGACAGCCATGGGCAAGACCATTATGGCCTTCCGGCCGCGGGAGGATGTCGAGGAGATCCTCGACCGACACGGTCTTCCAGCAGTCACCGAGAACACGATCTCGGAAAGGGACGAACTACTCGACCACCTCGAGGAGATCCGGGAGCGCGGCTACGCGTACGACGACGAGGAACGAGTCAAGGGGATGCGATGCGTTGCGGCGCCGATCACCGACGACGACGGGCGTGCGATCGCGGCCGTGAGCATCTCCGGCCCGAAGAGTCGCATGCAGGCCGACCGCTTCACGAACGAGATCCCGGAGCAGATCCGCCGGAGTGCGAACGTCATCGAGGTGAACCTCACCTACTCGTAG
- a CDS encoding zinc-dependent alcohol dehydrogenase — protein sequence MKAIVQTGAEEVEVQEREKPTPDPNEVLVSVHSAGLCGSDAHAYKYDGGYEWIPIPRIMGHEYSGRVADVGENVDQFDVGQKVIEEPIHDCGHCFQCKNGQENVCQNFSISGMHKDGAYAEYVTVEAQHVHAVPDDVPLRHAAITEPTSIATRAVLDQSVTTPGDTVLVEGPGPIGVLVAAVADSLGANVLVSGLEQDATYRLPLLDELGIETVNVQAADLEERAEAFTDGIGFDVVFDSTGHHTGLGTAVDHVRKGGQVVVVGIPNDTSEVTFTPVVRGEIEVNTSYGSTWRNFEQALRLMERGEIAVDQILDTSYSADEPAAAFEAFLGSETCKPVFQFSA from the coding sequence ATGAAGGCAATCGTTCAAACGGGGGCCGAAGAAGTCGAAGTACAGGAACGCGAGAAACCGACTCCCGATCCGAACGAGGTGCTCGTCTCGGTTCACTCGGCGGGCCTATGCGGGAGCGACGCACACGCGTATAAATACGACGGCGGATACGAGTGGATACCGATCCCGCGTATCATGGGCCACGAATACTCGGGTCGGGTCGCCGATGTCGGCGAGAACGTCGATCAGTTCGACGTCGGACAGAAGGTCATCGAGGAACCGATCCACGACTGCGGTCACTGTTTCCAGTGTAAGAACGGGCAGGAGAACGTCTGTCAGAACTTCTCTATCAGCGGTATGCACAAAGACGGAGCCTACGCCGAGTACGTTACCGTCGAAGCGCAACACGTCCACGCCGTCCCCGACGACGTCCCGCTCCGGCACGCGGCGATCACGGAACCGACGAGCATCGCCACCCGTGCCGTCCTCGATCAATCGGTGACGACGCCGGGAGACACCGTCCTCGTCGAAGGACCAGGTCCGATCGGGGTCCTCGTCGCGGCTGTCGCCGACTCGCTGGGCGCCAACGTCCTCGTCTCCGGTCTCGAGCAGGACGCCACCTATCGGCTCCCGCTGCTCGACGAGCTCGGCATCGAGACGGTGAACGTCCAGGCCGCCGATCTCGAAGAGCGTGCCGAGGCGTTCACCGACGGCATCGGGTTCGACGTCGTGTTCGATTCGACCGGACACCACACCGGCCTCGGGACCGCCGTCGACCACGTCCGCAAGGGCGGTCAGGTCGTCGTCGTCGGCATTCCCAATGACACCAGCGAGGTCACGTTTACGCCGGTCGTCCGCGGCGAGATCGAGGTCAACACCTCGTACGGATCGACGTGGCGAAACTTCGAGCAGGCGCTGCGACTGATGGAACGCGGCGAGATCGCCGTCGACCAGATCCTTGATACATCCTACAGTGCGGACGAGCCCGCGGCCGCCTTCGAAGCGTTCCTCGGGTCCGAGACCTGCAAGCCCGTCTTCCAGTTCTCAGCGTGA